In Camelina sativa cultivar DH55 chromosome 16, Cs, whole genome shotgun sequence, a single window of DNA contains:
- the LOC104750533 gene encoding F-box protein At1g67340, whose translation MLPVTKTTKRAFSGDLSPARKRRRCVDVVPSSVSPPPESVVDGGVDLLDLIPDDLVVSILCKLGSSSRCPADFINVLMTCKRLNGLAMNPLVLSKLSPRAIAVKAHNWSENSHRFLKRCVDAGSLEASYTLGMIRFYCLQNRGNGASLMAKAAISSHAPALYSLAVIQFNGSGGSKNDKDLRAGVALCARAAFLGHVDALRELGHCLQDGYGVPQNVSEGRRFLVQANARELAAVLSSGVQDRPTWLTLAQPPPAPNHGQGCPLLSDFGCNVPAPETHPANKFLAEWFAVRGGDYPGDGLRLCSHAGCGRPETRKHEFRRCSVCGVVNYCSRACQALDWKLRHKMDCVPVERWPDEVEGGEGNVQIDGNGNGDNVLLPMS comes from the exons ATGTTACCCGTTACAAAAACAACGAAGAGAGCTTTCTCCGGTGACTTATCTCCGGCAAGAAAACGCCGACGATGTGTAGATGTCGttccttcctctgtttctccgcCGCCGGAAAGTGTTGTTGATGGTGGTgtagatttgttagatttaatcCCTGACGATCTTGTTGTGTCTATCCTTTGTAAACTTGGCTCTTCTTCACGATGTCCTGCTGATTTCATCAACGTTTTGATGAC ATGTAAGAGATTAAACGGATTAGCTATGAACCCTCTCGTGTTATCGAAGTTGTCTCCTAGAGCTATTGCTGTTAAAGCTCATAACTGGTCGGAAAATTCTCACCGGTTTTTAAAACGGTGTGTCGACGCCGGAAGTCTCGAAGCTTCTTACACTCTAGGAATG ATTCGCTTTTATTGTttacaaaacagaggaaacggCGCGTCGTTGATGGCTAAAGCCGCGATTAGTTCTCACGCGCCGGCTTTGTATTCGTTAGCCGTGATTCAGTTCAACGGAAGCGGTGGTTCCAAGAACGATAAAGATCTTAGGGCCGGTGTGGCTTTGTGTGCGCGTGCGGCTTTTCTTGGACACGTCGACGCGTTACGTGAGCTTGGTCACTGTCTTCAAGATGGTTATGGTGTTCCTCAAAACGTGTCCGAAGGTCGTAGGTTTCTCGTTCAAGCCAACGCACGTGAGCTCGCCGCCGTTTTATCTTCCGGGGTACAAGATAGGCCAACGTGGCTCACTTTAGCACAGCCACCTCCAGCTCCTAACCATGGACAAGGATGTCCTTTGCTTAGCGATTTCGGGTGTAATGTACCGGCACCGGAGACGCATCCGGCGAATAAGTTTTTGGCTGAGTGGTTCGCCGTACGCGGCGGAGATTATCCCGGAGATGGGTTGAGGTTGTGTTCACACGCTGGATGTGGACGGCCGGAGACGAGGAAGCATGAGTTTAGGAGGTGTTCGGTTTGTGGCGTTGTGAATTATTGCTCACGCGCTTGTCAAGCTTTGGATTGGAAGCTCCGGCATAAGATGGACTGTGTCCCGGTTGAACGGTGGCCTGATGAAGTTGAAGGTGGTGAAGGTAACGTTCAGATTGACGGTAATGGTAACGGTGATAATGTTTTGCTTCCAATGAGTTAA
- the LOC104753659 gene encoding REF/SRPP-like protein At1g67360 produces the protein MAKQVVTSAHVLIYKATEKAQSFVKEARTGGPNAAFNYAATEYKCFVWGRKLPPWLQTCLVTDMSQMGYSSLVFFQWPLLMILWRLVRTKKGEDTATVDGNKEEATAPTDGNIV, from the exons ATGGCTAAGCAAGTGGTGACTTCAGCACATGTATTGATCTACAAGGCAACAGAGAAAGCTCAGAGCTTTGTGAAAGAGGCTCGTACTGGTGGTCCCAATGCTGCGTTTAACTATGCTGCGACTGAGTACAAGTGTTTCGTT TGGGGGAGAAAGCTTCCTCCGTGGCTGCAAACGTGTTTGGTGACTGATATGTCTCAGATGGGTTACTCTTCGTTGGTTTTCTTCCAATGGCCCCTGTTGATGATATTATGGAGGCTTGTGCGAACAAAGAAAGGAGAAGATACAGCTACTGTTgatggaaacaaagaagaagctacTGCCCCTACTGATGGAAACATTGTGTGA